In Triticum aestivum cultivar Chinese Spring chromosome 5B, IWGSC CS RefSeq v2.1, whole genome shotgun sequence, the following proteins share a genomic window:
- the LOC123114278 gene encoding putative receptor protein kinase ZmPK1 isoform X1, which yields MAPALALLLATTSLFCLSSLLLVPRAVVAHDILPLRSSLTVEAFQTDILQSPDGTFSCGFYNIYTNAFTFSIWYSKAADKTVVWSANRDRPVHAKRAAFTLQKDGNMVLKDYDGALVWQAGGNFTNVQHAQLLNTGNFILKNTDGKILWQSFDSPTDTFLPTQPITVSTKLVCTTQSRAPGNYIFRFSDVSILSLIYEIPQVSDIYWPDPDHSLFQNNRNQYNNTRLGILEIDGSFGSSDFADGRLLVASDAGPGIKRRLTLDPDGNLRLYSLNDSDGSWSVSMVAMSQPCNIHGICGPNGICHYSPKPTCSCAPGYVMSNPGNWTEGCRAIVNITCDHQEPMKFVKLKNTDFWGSDQKHMFSVSFHACRDICMGDCTCKGFQYKEGDGLCYTKASLFSGWTYPINDPRTIYLKLPARVNVSDTAFPRSDVFDSAPPHLDCSQMNIPPILQVHNSNTGAEEPKWIYFYGFIAAFFVVEVSFIAFAWFFVLRRELRPSEVWAAEEEYKVMTSHFRRYSYRELVKATMDFKVELGRGSSGVVYKGVLEDERPVALKMLEHISRGKEEFQAELSVIARIYHMNLVRIWGFCSEGSHRLLVCEYVENGSLASILFSDNILLDWKQRFNIALGVAKRLAYLHHECLEWVIHCDVKPENILLDQNFEPKITDFGLAKLLNRGGSNQNTSHVRGTTGYIAPEWISGRPITSKVDVYSYGIVLLELLSGSRVSELTVGSDAEVHTVLRKLVTMLADKLEGGDDSWIDEFVDCKLGGQFSYVQARTMIKLVVSCLEEDTRKRSTMESVVQTLLSLDEDDK from the coding sequence ATGGCTCCTGCTCTTGCCCTTCTGCTTGCCACCACTTCCCTCTTCTGCTTATCCTCTCTGCTTTTAGTACCAAGAGCTGTAGTAGCACATGATATTCTACCATTACGATCCTCTCTAACCGTCGAAGCCTTCCAAACCGACATACTGCAGTCGCCAGATGGCACCTTCTCCTGCGGcttctacaacatctacaccaacgcCTTCACATTTTCGATATGGTACTCCAAGGCGGCAGACAAAACCGTCGTGTGGAGTGCAAATCGCGACCGCCCTGTCCATGCCAAAAGGGCAGCCTTCACCTTGCAGAAGGATGGCAACATGGTCCTCAAAGATTATGATGGCGCGCTTGTGTGGCAAGCTGGTGGCAACTTCACAAATGTTCAGCATGCTCAGCTGTTGAATACTGGCAATTTCATCTTGAAGAATACCGATGGTAAGATACTGTGGCAAAGTTTTGATTCGCCCACAGACACTTTCCTGCCAACTCAGCCCATCACCGTTTCTACAAAGTTAGTGTGTACAACCCAATCACGTGCTCCTGGTAACTACATCTTCCGTTTCAGTGATGTTTCAATATTGTCACTTATATATGAGATTCCTCAAGTTTCGGATATATACTGGCCAGACCCTGATCATTCTCTCTTTCAGAATAATAGAAACCAATATAACAATACTAGGTTGGGGATTTTGGAGATTGACGGGAGTTTTGGGTCGAGTGATTTTGCCGATGGTCGGCTACTTGTGGCCTCTGATGCAGGGCCAGGGATTAAGAGAAGGCTAACTCTAGATCCCGATGGTAATCTCCGGTTGTACAGCTTGAATGACTCAGATGGGTCATGGTCAGTTTCAATGGTAGCAATGTCCCAACCTTGCAACATCCATGGCATATGTGGTCCTAATGGAATATGTCACTACTCACCTAAACCTACATGTTCATGTGCACCAGGCTATGTGATGAGCAACCCGGGTAATTGGACTGAAGGCTGCAGGGCTATTGTCAACATAACATGTGATCATCAGGAACCTATGAAGTTTGTGAAACTCAAGAACACAGATTTTTGGGGCTCTGATCAGAAACATATGTTCTCAGTTTCTTTTCATGCTTGTAGGGATATCTGCATGGGCGACTGCACCTGCAAAGGCTTTCAGTACAAGGAAGGTGACGGGTTATGCTATACGAAAGCTAGCCTTTTCAGTGGATGGACCTACCCAATAAACGATCCGCGAACAATATATCTCAAGCTTCCTGCAAGGGTGAATGTTTCAGATACAGCTTTTCCTCGCTCTGACGTGTTTGATTCTGCACCACCTCATCTTGACTGTAGCCAGATGAACATACCACCAATTCTACAAGTGCATAACAGTAACACTGGTGCAGAAGAACCAAAATGGATCTACTTCTATGGTTTCATAGCTGCATTTTTTGTTGTTGAAGTTTCCTTTATAGCATTCGCATGGTTCTTTGTTTTGAGAAGAGAGCTTAGGCCATCAGAAGTATGGGCGGCCGAGGAAGAATACAAGGTGATGACTAGTCATTTTAGAAGATACAGCTATAGAGAACTTGTGAAGGCGACAATGGATTTCAAGGTTGAGCTAGGAAGGGGAAGCTCCGGCGTGGTGTACAAAGGTGTCTTAGAAGATGAAAGGCCAGTTGCTCTGAAGATGCTGGAGCATATAAGTCGGGGCAAAGAAGAGTTCCAAGCTGAATTGAGTGTGATTGCTAGGATTTACCACATGAATCTGGTGAGAATATGGGGGTTTTGTTCGGAAGGATCCCACCGGCTGTTGGTTTGCGAATATGTCGAGAATGGCTCACTGGCTAGCATTTTGTTCAGTGACAACATCTTGCTGGACTGGAAGCAACGGTTCAACATCGCATTAGGTGTTGCGAAAAGGTTGGCCTATCTTCACCATGAGTGCCTAGAATGGGTCATCCACTGCGATGTGAAACCCGAGAATATACTCTTGGACCAAAACTTCGAGCCTAAGATCACCGACTTTGGTTTGGCAAAGTTACTAAACCGAGGTGGGTCCAACCAGAACACATCTCATGTGCGAGGAACAACGGGCTACATTGCTCCCGAGTGGATCTCCGGCCGCCCTATCACGTCGAAAGTCGATGTGTATAGCTATGGGATCGTGCTTCTTGAGCTTCTATCTGGAAGCAGAGTATCGGAGTTGACCGTCGGTTCAGATGCAGAGGTGCACACGGTGCTCAGGAAGCTTGTCACCATGCTTGCAGATAAACTGGAAGGAGGTGATGATTCTTGGATTGATGAATTTGTGGATTGCAAATTGGGTGGGCAATTCAGCTATGTGCAGGCTAGAACGATGATCAAATTGGTCGTTTCTTGTTTGGAGGAAGATACAAGAAAGAGGTCGACCATGGAATCTGTTGTTCAGACTCTCCTATCATTAGATGAAGATGATAAGTAG
- the LOC123114278 gene encoding putative receptor protein kinase ZmPK1 isoform X2, producing MAPALALLLATTSLFCLSSLLLVPRAVVAHDILPLRSSLTVEAFQTDILQSPDGTFSCGFYNIYTNAFTFSIWYSKAADKTVVWSANRDRPVHAKRAAFTLQKDGNMVLKDYDGALVWQAGGNFTNVQHAQLLNTGNFILKNTDGKILWQSFDSPTDTFLPTQPITVSTKLVCTTQSRAPGNYIFRFSDVSILSLIYEIPQVSDIYWPDPDHSLFQNNRNQYNNTRLGILEIDGSFGSSDFADGRLLVASDAGPGIKRRLTLDPDGNLRLYSLNDSDGSWSVSMVAMSQPCNIHGICGPNGICHYSPKPTCSCAPGYVMSNPGNWTEGCRAIVNITCDHQEPMKDICMGDCTCKGFQYKEGDGLCYTKASLFSGWTYPINDPRTIYLKLPARVNVSDTAFPRSDVFDSAPPHLDCSQMNIPPILQVHNSNTGAEEPKWIYFYGFIAAFFVVEVSFIAFAWFFVLRRELRPSEVWAAEEEYKVMTSHFRRYSYRELVKATMDFKVELGRGSSGVVYKGVLEDERPVALKMLEHISRGKEEFQAELSVIARIYHMNLVRIWGFCSEGSHRLLVCEYVENGSLASILFSDNILLDWKQRFNIALGVAKRLAYLHHECLEWVIHCDVKPENILLDQNFEPKITDFGLAKLLNRGGSNQNTSHVRGTTGYIAPEWISGRPITSKVDVYSYGIVLLELLSGSRVSELTVGSDAEVHTVLRKLVTMLADKLEGGDDSWIDEFVDCKLGGQFSYVQARTMIKLVVSCLEEDTRKRSTMESVVQTLLSLDEDDK from the exons ATGGCTCCTGCTCTTGCCCTTCTGCTTGCCACCACTTCCCTCTTCTGCTTATCCTCTCTGCTTTTAGTACCAAGAGCTGTAGTAGCACATGATATTCTACCATTACGATCCTCTCTAACCGTCGAAGCCTTCCAAACCGACATACTGCAGTCGCCAGATGGCACCTTCTCCTGCGGcttctacaacatctacaccaacgcCTTCACATTTTCGATATGGTACTCCAAGGCGGCAGACAAAACCGTCGTGTGGAGTGCAAATCGCGACCGCCCTGTCCATGCCAAAAGGGCAGCCTTCACCTTGCAGAAGGATGGCAACATGGTCCTCAAAGATTATGATGGCGCGCTTGTGTGGCAAGCTGGTGGCAACTTCACAAATGTTCAGCATGCTCAGCTGTTGAATACTGGCAATTTCATCTTGAAGAATACCGATGGTAAGATACTGTGGCAAAGTTTTGATTCGCCCACAGACACTTTCCTGCCAACTCAGCCCATCACCGTTTCTACAAAGTTAGTGTGTACAACCCAATCACGTGCTCCTGGTAACTACATCTTCCGTTTCAGTGATGTTTCAATATTGTCACTTATATATGAGATTCCTCAAGTTTCGGATATATACTGGCCAGACCCTGATCATTCTCTCTTTCAGAATAATAGAAACCAATATAACAATACTAGGTTGGGGATTTTGGAGATTGACGGGAGTTTTGGGTCGAGTGATTTTGCCGATGGTCGGCTACTTGTGGCCTCTGATGCAGGGCCAGGGATTAAGAGAAGGCTAACTCTAGATCCCGATGGTAATCTCCGGTTGTACAGCTTGAATGACTCAGATGGGTCATGGTCAGTTTCAATGGTAGCAATGTCCCAACCTTGCAACATCCATGGCATATGTGGTCCTAATGGAATATGTCACTACTCACCTAAACCTACATGTTCATGTGCACCAGGCTATGTGATGAGCAACCCGGGTAATTGGACTGAAGGCTGCAGGGCTATTGTCAACATAACATGTGATCATCAGGAACCTATGAA GGATATCTGCATGGGCGACTGCACCTGCAAAGGCTTTCAGTACAAGGAAGGTGACGGGTTATGCTATACGAAAGCTAGCCTTTTCAGTGGATGGACCTACCCAATAAACGATCCGCGAACAATATATCTCAAGCTTCCTGCAAGGGTGAATGTTTCAGATACAGCTTTTCCTCGCTCTGACGTGTTTGATTCTGCACCACCTCATCTTGACTGTAGCCAGATGAACATACCACCAATTCTACAAGTGCATAACAGTAACACTGGTGCAGAAGAACCAAAATGGATCTACTTCTATGGTTTCATAGCTGCATTTTTTGTTGTTGAAGTTTCCTTTATAGCATTCGCATGGTTCTTTGTTTTGAGAAGAGAGCTTAGGCCATCAGAAGTATGGGCGGCCGAGGAAGAATACAAGGTGATGACTAGTCATTTTAGAAGATACAGCTATAGAGAACTTGTGAAGGCGACAATGGATTTCAAGGTTGAGCTAGGAAGGGGAAGCTCCGGCGTGGTGTACAAAGGTGTCTTAGAAGATGAAAGGCCAGTTGCTCTGAAGATGCTGGAGCATATAAGTCGGGGCAAAGAAGAGTTCCAAGCTGAATTGAGTGTGATTGCTAGGATTTACCACATGAATCTGGTGAGAATATGGGGGTTTTGTTCGGAAGGATCCCACCGGCTGTTGGTTTGCGAATATGTCGAGAATGGCTCACTGGCTAGCATTTTGTTCAGTGACAACATCTTGCTGGACTGGAAGCAACGGTTCAACATCGCATTAGGTGTTGCGAAAAGGTTGGCCTATCTTCACCATGAGTGCCTAGAATGGGTCATCCACTGCGATGTGAAACCCGAGAATATACTCTTGGACCAAAACTTCGAGCCTAAGATCACCGACTTTGGTTTGGCAAAGTTACTAAACCGAGGTGGGTCCAACCAGAACACATCTCATGTGCGAGGAACAACGGGCTACATTGCTCCCGAGTGGATCTCCGGCCGCCCTATCACGTCGAAAGTCGATGTGTATAGCTATGGGATCGTGCTTCTTGAGCTTCTATCTGGAAGCAGAGTATCGGAGTTGACCGTCGGTTCAGATGCAGAGGTGCACACGGTGCTCAGGAAGCTTGTCACCATGCTTGCAGATAAACTGGAAGGAGGTGATGATTCTTGGATTGATGAATTTGTGGATTGCAAATTGGGTGGGCAATTCAGCTATGTGCAGGCTAGAACGATGATCAAATTGGTCGTTTCTTGTTTGGAGGAAGATACAAGAAAGAGGTCGACCATGGAATCTGTTGTTCAGACTCTCCTATCATTAGATGAAGATGATAAGTAG
- the LOC123114278 gene encoding putative receptor protein kinase ZmPK1 isoform X3 — MVSFNGYVMSNPGNWTEGCRAIVNITCDHQEPMKDICMGDCTCKGFQYKEGDGLCYTKASLFSGWTYPINDPRTIYLKLPARVNVSDTAFPRSDVFDSAPPHLDCSQMNIPPILQVHNSNTGAEEPKWIYFYGFIAAFFVVEVSFIAFAWFFVLRRELRPSEVWAAEEEYKVMTSHFRRYSYRELVKATMDFKVELGRGSSGVVYKGVLEDERPVALKMLEHISRGKEEFQAELSVIARIYHMNLVRIWGFCSEGSHRLLVCEYVENGSLASILFSDNILLDWKQRFNIALGVAKRLAYLHHECLEWVIHCDVKPENILLDQNFEPKITDFGLAKLLNRGGSNQNTSHVRGTTGYIAPEWISGRPITSKVDVYSYGIVLLELLSGSRVSELTVGSDAEVHTVLRKLVTMLADKLEGGDDSWIDEFVDCKLGGQFSYVQARTMIKLVVSCLEEDTRKRSTMESVVQTLLSLDEDDK, encoded by the exons ATGGTCAGTTTCAATG GCTATGTGATGAGCAACCCGGGTAATTGGACTGAAGGCTGCAGGGCTATTGTCAACATAACATGTGATCATCAGGAACCTATGAA GGATATCTGCATGGGCGACTGCACCTGCAAAGGCTTTCAGTACAAGGAAGGTGACGGGTTATGCTATACGAAAGCTAGCCTTTTCAGTGGATGGACCTACCCAATAAACGATCCGCGAACAATATATCTCAAGCTTCCTGCAAGGGTGAATGTTTCAGATACAGCTTTTCCTCGCTCTGACGTGTTTGATTCTGCACCACCTCATCTTGACTGTAGCCAGATGAACATACCACCAATTCTACAAGTGCATAACAGTAACACTGGTGCAGAAGAACCAAAATGGATCTACTTCTATGGTTTCATAGCTGCATTTTTTGTTGTTGAAGTTTCCTTTATAGCATTCGCATGGTTCTTTGTTTTGAGAAGAGAGCTTAGGCCATCAGAAGTATGGGCGGCCGAGGAAGAATACAAGGTGATGACTAGTCATTTTAGAAGATACAGCTATAGAGAACTTGTGAAGGCGACAATGGATTTCAAGGTTGAGCTAGGAAGGGGAAGCTCCGGCGTGGTGTACAAAGGTGTCTTAGAAGATGAAAGGCCAGTTGCTCTGAAGATGCTGGAGCATATAAGTCGGGGCAAAGAAGAGTTCCAAGCTGAATTGAGTGTGATTGCTAGGATTTACCACATGAATCTGGTGAGAATATGGGGGTTTTGTTCGGAAGGATCCCACCGGCTGTTGGTTTGCGAATATGTCGAGAATGGCTCACTGGCTAGCATTTTGTTCAGTGACAACATCTTGCTGGACTGGAAGCAACGGTTCAACATCGCATTAGGTGTTGCGAAAAGGTTGGCCTATCTTCACCATGAGTGCCTAGAATGGGTCATCCACTGCGATGTGAAACCCGAGAATATACTCTTGGACCAAAACTTCGAGCCTAAGATCACCGACTTTGGTTTGGCAAAGTTACTAAACCGAGGTGGGTCCAACCAGAACACATCTCATGTGCGAGGAACAACGGGCTACATTGCTCCCGAGTGGATCTCCGGCCGCCCTATCACGTCGAAAGTCGATGTGTATAGCTATGGGATCGTGCTTCTTGAGCTTCTATCTGGAAGCAGAGTATCGGAGTTGACCGTCGGTTCAGATGCAGAGGTGCACACGGTGCTCAGGAAGCTTGTCACCATGCTTGCAGATAAACTGGAAGGAGGTGATGATTCTTGGATTGATGAATTTGTGGATTGCAAATTGGGTGGGCAATTCAGCTATGTGCAGGCTAGAACGATGATCAAATTGGTCGTTTCTTGTTTGGAGGAAGATACAAGAAAGAGGTCGACCATGGAATCTGTTGTTCAGACTCTCCTATCATTAGATGAAGATGATAAGTAG
- the LOC123114280 gene encoding zinc finger MYND domain-containing protein 15, with amino-acid sequence MTMECAARGIVEEPCASGAHRRCGSCGAVAYCSKGHQFIHWKVHKEECARLATQMSRIDMLSQFPFTFSVEPLALNHTNRSMRCLFLESMKVHLKGLWKSECMCGPDIACVKDLSITTEWNMESSLCPCTEPENPVPAPLASWEDYFQWRSLPLHSPVAVLLHWPLTLYHCLQLSRIQTSRYDGHDTLCIHYLGPEKELLQLAVFAELRALFPGVHLRIELVGPAVPRSRDGEVVNISSYPNCSGESCQCRSSISSENLNCSAVTLRIWKGLYHERYGDIVKDSNPHLILAPNAGVAAYPSWMPTIEMIRGIGVPAIFTDFCEEAAHLASCCISSITGQPLGLPIQVNPFRQPIAENNSALYIPCYSNGFVFGM; translated from the exons ATGACAATGGAGTGTGCGGCGAGGGGGATAGTGGAGGAGCCATGTGCCAGCGGCGCCCACCGGCGGTGCGGCAGCTGCGGGGCCGTGGCCTACTGCTCGAAAGGCCACCAG TTCATTCATTGGAAAGTTCATAAAGAAGAATGTGCAAGGCTTGCAACACAAATGAGTCGCATTGATATGCTCAGCCAATTTCCGTTCACATTCTCCGTTGAACCTCTTGCTCTG AATCATACGAACCGAAGTATGAGGTGCTTGTTTTTGGAGTCGATGAAAGTTCATCTGAAAGGACTCTGGAAATCAGAATGCATGTGTGGCCCAGATATTGCTTGTGTCAAGGACCTGAG CATAACAACTGAATGGAACATGGAAAGCTCACTTTGCCCATGTACAG AGCCTGAAAATCCTGTGCCCGCACCCCTCGCAAGCTGGGAAGACTACTTTCAGTGGAGATCCCTTCCTTTACATTCACCTGTGGCAGTTTTACTTCACTGG CCACTTACTCTATATCATTGCCTTCAACTATCTCGCATCCAAACTTCAAGATATGATGGGCATGACACTCTGTGCATTCACTATTTAG GACCTGAGAAAGAGCTGCTTCAGCTTGCGGTGTTTGCAGAACTACGTGCACTATTTCCAGGTGTCCACCTTCGCATTGAACTTGTGGGGCCAGCAGTTCCAAGATCCAG GGATGGTGAAGTTGTAAATATTTCCAGCTATCCAAATTGTTCCGGTGAGAGCTGCCAGTGTAGATCTTCTATTTCCTCTGAGAACTTGAATTGCAGTGCGGTGACACTGAGAATATGGAAAGGCCTCTATCATGAGAGATATGGTGATATAGTAAAG GATTCAAATCCTCATCTTATACTTGCCCCAAATGCGGGTGTAGCTGCTTATCCTAGTTGGATGCCTACTATT GAAATGATTAGGGGGATTGGAGTTCCTGCAATTTTTACGGACTTCTGCGAAGAAGCTGCTCATCTGGCCTCTTGCTGCATAAGCTCCATAACTGGTCAACCCCTGGGACTCCCT ATACAGGTAAATCCTTTCAGGCAGCCGATTGCGGAGAACAATAGTGCGCTATACATACCATGCTACTCGAATGGCTTTGTTTTTGGAATGTAG